Below is a genomic region from Echinicola rosea.
TTGGATGAGCCTACCGCCCATCTGGACCTGATCAACCGTTATGAGATCATGCACCTCTTACGCGACATCACCAGAAAGCAGGGCAAATCCATCTTGGTCGTCACACACGACCTGGAAATCGCCATCGAAACGGCCGACAACCTCTGGATCATGCAGTGCGGCGAGCCACTGACCGCGGGAACTCCAGAAGACCTGATCATTTCCGGCAAAATCAACCTGCTTACGACCGGATCAGGTCTTACTTTTGACCCCAACATGGGAAAAATCCGCTCAGCTGCTTCACAAGACCACACCAATATCCATGGCCCCGACCACTTGGTCCAATGGCTGAAACTTGCCTTGCAAAAAAGTGGAACGTTACTGCCTGAAGGCTTATCTATCGAAGCATCAGACGGCCCGCCCACTTTCAGCGTCAAGAGCCAGGGTTCGGAAGAAAAATTTCATGACATTCATTCAGTGGTTTCATGGCTAAATCAACACGGAACCAGTAAGAGAAAATGATTTTCTTACCGTCTTATTTCTAGCATTTTAAACGACAATACCATTAACCCTATCTTTTTTATAGGGTTTTATTTTTCCTGAAACATTTTTCCTTTATATTTGTCATACTAATAATTGCGATGACAAAAGAACAATTTAGTCAATATTCGTTTTTGCTGGACAGGACAGCCAGAAGGGTCAAACAATATGCCCAGCAAAAATTCAAGTATGGGGATTTTGACGTGACGGTGGACCAGTGGTTAGTACTCAAGCACTTGGCGGAAAACGAAGCCTTGAGCCAAACAGAATTGGCCACGTTGGTATTTAAGGATCAACCTACCCTCACGAGGATCATTGATATACTGTGTAAAAAAGGCTATGTCCAGCGGGTACAGCATCCTGGTGATCGAAGGAGTTTTCACCTATTGCTCACCACCAATGGAGAAGAAAAAGTAGCCGAACTAAAACCCAAAATAAGTGGAATTCGGGAAAAAGCCTGGGAAAATCTAGGTCAAAAGGACTTTGAGGAATTTAAAAGAATCCTCAATACCATCTACAGTAATTTAGAATAGTTTTAAATAAAACATGGAATTACCTGTTTTCCTCTTTATATTTGCACGGAAAAACAAACAATTCCAATCACTTAAGGAAAGTAACTACATATTTATACCATGATAACAACTGACATTTGCATCGTCGGAGCAGGACCTGTAGGATTATTCACTGTATTTGAAGCAGGTTTGTTGAAAATGCGTTGTCACCTGATCGACGCATTGCCACAGGTAGGAGGACAGCTCTCTGAAATATATCCGCAAAAACCAATTTACGATATTCCTGGCTACCCAGAGGTAAAGGCTCAGGAATTGGTGGACAATCTGATGAAACAAATCGAACCGTTCAATCCTAGCTTTACCTTAGGTGAACGCGTGGACTATCTCGCCAAGCAAGATGACGGTTCATTTGTGATCACCACCAGCGACAAGACCAAAGTGCACGCACAAGTGATTGTTATTGCCGGTGGACTTGGCTGTTTCGAACCGAGAAAACCTGTCTTGGAAAACTTAGAAAACTTTGAAGGTAAAGGCATTACCTACATGGTCAAAGACCCCGAGCAGTTCAGAGACAAAAAAGTAATCCTAGCCGGTGGTGGAGATTCAGCCTTGGACTGGACAATCTTCCTTTCCGACGTAGCCGAAAAGGTAACTCTAGTGCATAGAAACGAAACATTCCGTGGAGCCCCAGACTCTGCTGCCAAGGTATTTGACATGGCCAATAACGGAAAAATCGATCTTATCCTTAGCTCCAACCTGACCAAAATCGCAGGAAATGGCCACCTACAGAGCGTGTCCATGAAAAACAAAGCCAAGGA
It encodes:
- a CDS encoding MarR family winged helix-turn-helix transcriptional regulator, with amino-acid sequence MTKEQFSQYSFLLDRTARRVKQYAQQKFKYGDFDVTVDQWLVLKHLAENEALSQTELATLVFKDQPTLTRIIDILCKKGYVQRVQHPGDRRSFHLLLTTNGEEKVAELKPKISGIREKAWENLGQKDFEEFKRILNTIYSNLE
- a CDS encoding NAD(P)/FAD-dependent oxidoreductase, which produces MITTDICIVGAGPVGLFTVFEAGLLKMRCHLIDALPQVGGQLSEIYPQKPIYDIPGYPEVKAQELVDNLMKQIEPFNPSFTLGERVDYLAKQDDGSFVITTSDKTKVHAQVIVIAGGLGCFEPRKPVLENLENFEGKGITYMVKDPEQFRDKKVILAGGGDSALDWTIFLSDVAEKVTLVHRNETFRGAPDSAAKVFDMANNGKIDLILSSNLTKIAGNGHLQSVSMKNKAKEEITVDADYLIPLFGLSPKLGPIAEWGLNIDKNAIEVDTTDYSTNVERIYAVGDINTYENKLKLILCGFHEAALMCHSAFKYVYPDQKLSFKYTTVNGVNAF